The proteins below are encoded in one region of Casimicrobium huifangae:
- a CDS encoding amidohydrolase family protein, with translation MSAPCIDIHSHFFPRNAPDFARKLGAGSGPWVTLHDHGDGTGMMMLGDKPFRPVHSALWDTAARLVEMDASHVETQIICATPVMFAYDAPAVEAAYVAASYNDLAIEFCAPSGGRIRALAQVPLQDADLACAELTRAMRAGCVGVQIGNHVGPREMDDEGIVRFLAHCAHEGAAVLVHPWDMMGGERLKRWMSAWTVAMPAETQFGIMAMILGGAFDRLPRDLRICFAHGGGGFPYLLGRLENAWHRRDVVRGDSKHPPSHYLDRFSVDSAVFDPRALRLLIDTMGTNRIMVGSDAPFPLGEEHIGDLVRNQPDVNPADRAAILRDNAKTFFRL, from the coding sequence ATGTCTGCGCCCTGCATCGATATCCACAGTCATTTCTTCCCGCGTAACGCACCCGACTTCGCCCGGAAACTCGGCGCCGGATCGGGGCCGTGGGTGACGCTGCACGACCATGGCGATGGCACCGGCATGATGATGCTTGGCGACAAGCCGTTCCGACCGGTGCATTCGGCGTTGTGGGACACGGCAGCGCGGCTGGTCGAGATGGATGCCAGCCACGTTGAAACGCAAATCATCTGCGCGACGCCGGTGATGTTTGCCTACGACGCGCCCGCCGTGGAGGCAGCTTATGTCGCTGCCTCGTACAACGACCTTGCGATCGAGTTCTGCGCACCTTCAGGCGGGCGCATCCGCGCGCTCGCACAGGTGCCACTGCAGGACGCCGACCTTGCCTGTGCCGAGCTGACCCGCGCGATGCGCGCAGGATGCGTCGGCGTGCAGATTGGCAACCACGTCGGTCCGCGCGAAATGGACGACGAAGGCATCGTGCGTTTTTTGGCGCATTGTGCGCATGAGGGCGCTGCCGTGCTGGTGCATCCCTGGGACATGATGGGCGGCGAACGGCTCAAGCGCTGGATGAGCGCCTGGACTGTCGCGATGCCAGCCGAGACGCAATTCGGCATCATGGCAATGATTCTGGGCGGCGCGTTTGACCGGCTGCCGCGTGATCTCCGCATCTGTTTTGCGCATGGCGGCGGTGGTTTTCCGTACCTGCTTGGCCGCCTGGAGAATGCGTGGCATCGCCGTGACGTCGTGCGTGGTGATTCGAAACATCCGCCGAGTCACTATCTCGACCGTTTCAGCGTCGACAGCGCGGTGTTTGACCCACGCGCGCTGCGGCTGCTGATCGATACGATGGGCACAAATCGCATCATGGTTGGCAGCGACGCGCCCTTCCCGCTCGGCGAAGAGCACATTGGCGATCTGGTGCGCAATCAGCCGGACGTTAACCCCGCTGACCGGGCCGCAATTTTGAGGGACAATGCAAAGACCTTTTTCCGGCTCTGA
- a CDS encoding ABC transporter substrate-binding protein: MHKLVIALLAAGIVSGAAFAQSSPLKIGFVAELSGPQAPLGQDQYDALMLVIEQNGGKLGGVPVQVIKEDSQLKPDVANQVVDKLLEKDKVPIITGVTFSNIMMAVHKKITDKGVFLIGSNAGPSPVAGAQCSPYFFSTSWQNDNQAEVVGKYASDKGYKNVIAMAPNYQAGKDFVAGFKRSFKGGTITDEIYTPLNQQDFSAELAQVASKKPDALYVFYPGGLGVNFVKQFQQAGLNKSITVMSTSTVDGSTLPALRDAAIGMLSGTFWGPDFPNEANQKFVAAFEKKYNRIPSQYAAQGYDAAQLLDSAIRKVKGKVEDKKAFHAALKAADFKSIRGNFKFGNNQFPVQDMYMFDVAKDSKGRVSLRTVAKPLVNHVDAYAAQCNMKAL, from the coding sequence ATGCATAAACTGGTCATCGCATTGCTGGCTGCCGGCATTGTCTCGGGGGCAGCGTTCGCGCAGTCGTCGCCACTAAAAATCGGCTTCGTGGCCGAACTCTCCGGCCCGCAGGCACCACTCGGACAGGACCAGTACGATGCGCTGATGCTGGTGATTGAGCAGAACGGCGGCAAGCTCGGCGGTGTGCCGGTGCAGGTCATCAAGGAAGACTCGCAGCTGAAGCCCGACGTCGCCAATCAGGTGGTCGACAAGCTGCTCGAGAAAGACAAGGTGCCGATCATCACCGGCGTCACCTTCTCGAACATCATGATGGCCGTGCACAAGAAGATCACCGACAAGGGCGTCTTCCTGATCGGCTCCAACGCGGGGCCATCGCCGGTGGCTGGCGCACAGTGCTCGCCGTATTTCTTCAGCACCTCCTGGCAGAACGACAATCAGGCTGAGGTCGTCGGCAAATACGCCAGCGACAAGGGCTACAAGAACGTGATCGCCATGGCACCGAACTATCAGGCCGGCAAGGATTTCGTAGCCGGCTTCAAGCGCTCGTTCAAGGGTGGCACCATCACCGACGAGATCTACACGCCGCTTAACCAGCAGGATTTCTCGGCCGAGTTGGCACAGGTCGCCAGCAAGAAGCCCGACGCGCTCTACGTGTTCTATCCGGGCGGCCTCGGTGTCAATTTCGTCAAGCAGTTCCAGCAGGCTGGTCTCAACAAGAGCATCACCGTCATGAGCACCTCGACCGTCGATGGCAGCACTCTGCCTGCGCTGCGCGACGCTGCGATCGGCATGCTGTCGGGCACCTTCTGGGGCCCTGACTTCCCGAACGAAGCCAACCAGAAATTCGTCGCGGCCTTCGAGAAGAAGTACAACCGCATTCCCTCGCAGTATGCGGCGCAGGGCTATGACGCGGCGCAACTGCTCGACAGCGCGATCCGCAAGGTCAAGGGCAAGGTGGAGGACAAGAAGGCCTTCCACGCAGCGCTCAAGGCGGCCGACTTCAAGTCGATCCGCGGCAACTTCAAGTTCGGCAACAACCAGTTCCCGGTGCAGGACATGTACATGTTCGACGTCGCCAAGGACAGCAAGGGCCGCGTGAGCCTGCGGACCGTCGCCAAGCCGCTGGTGAACCACGTCGATGCCTACGCGGCGCAGTGCAACATGAAGGCGCTGTAA
- a CDS encoding branched-chain amino acid ABC transporter permease — MTAQLAFSQLLNGLQLGVLLFLLAAGLTLVFGIMSFVNLAHGSLYMLGAYFGAAMFARTESFLLGLIAAVVGAGLVGLLLDRFALTKLYERDHLDQVLATFGLILFFNELIRIIWGPSSVFMQVPDALSSTVEIAGFSYPSYRLAIIAAGVAVALGLWLLIQKTRVGMLIRAGATNAGMVAALGVNIKWLNTLVFALGAALAGLAGVMAGPIVSVQPGMGEPVLILTLVVIIIGGLGSIRGAFYAALIVGVVDTLGRAFMPTIMRTLFERSTADAAGPALASMLIYLFMAVVLALKPQGLFPANAGATR; from the coding sequence ATGACTGCTCAACTTGCCTTCTCACAACTGCTAAACGGCTTGCAACTTGGCGTGCTGCTGTTCCTGCTCGCGGCGGGGCTTACGCTGGTATTCGGCATCATGAGCTTCGTCAATCTCGCGCATGGCTCGCTCTACATGCTGGGCGCGTATTTCGGTGCCGCAATGTTTGCGCGCACCGAGTCGTTCCTGCTCGGACTGATCGCGGCGGTCGTCGGCGCCGGCCTGGTCGGCCTGCTGCTTGACCGCTTCGCCCTGACCAAACTCTACGAGCGCGATCACCTCGATCAGGTGCTGGCAACCTTCGGGCTGATCCTGTTTTTCAACGAACTGATCCGCATCATCTGGGGGCCGTCCTCAGTCTTCATGCAGGTGCCCGATGCCTTGTCGAGCACCGTGGAAATTGCCGGCTTCAGTTACCCAAGTTACCGCCTGGCAATCATCGCCGCCGGGGTGGCAGTGGCGCTCGGCCTCTGGCTGCTGATTCAGAAGACGCGCGTTGGCATGCTGATCCGGGCCGGCGCCACCAATGCCGGCATGGTCGCCGCACTCGGCGTCAACATCAAATGGCTCAACACGCTGGTGTTCGCGCTGGGTGCTGCGCTGGCCGGTCTCGCTGGTGTGATGGCAGGACCTATCGTGTCAGTGCAGCCTGGCATGGGTGAGCCGGTGCTGATCCTCACGCTGGTGGTCATCATCATCGGCGGCCTTGGTTCGATTCGCGGCGCGTTCTACGCCGCGCTGATCGTGGGTGTCGTCGATACGCTGGGCCGCGCCTTCATGCCGACCATCATGCGGACGCTGTTCGAGCGCAGTACCGCCGATGCAGCGGGCCCTGCGCTGGCGTCAATGCTGATTTACCTGTTCATGGCCGTGGTGCTGGCGTTGAAACCGCAGGGCCTGTTCCCGGCCAACGCAGGAGCAACGCGATGA
- a CDS encoding branched-chain amino acid ABC transporter permease, with translation MSGNTLFPVSVGWGAPRTIAAVVVLALLALLPFIAGSIGSDYYVGFGTRVLIYALAAIGLNFILGFGGMVSLGHAMYVMLGAYAVAIPSTHGIVSGWLHLAVAVAATAVLAAGVGAVALRTSGIAFIMITLAFAQMLYFGAVGLKDYGGDDGLTVAERSIAGLYDLSNPTTLYYVALVTVLLALYLSWRAVLSPFGLVLRATKANARRATALGHPVFRYQLTAYVVSAVVCAVAGVLLANLTKFASPSYGAWTLSGELIVIVILGGIGTVFGPVVGAIILLVLEELLPSLVEMVTPDYKANWMLLLGLFIFVVALVLKRGVFGSLPDIGKHRGGQG, from the coding sequence ATGAGCGGCAATACATTGTTTCCCGTCAGCGTTGGCTGGGGTGCGCCACGGACAATTGCCGCAGTCGTGGTGCTGGCGCTGCTGGCGCTCTTGCCTTTCATCGCCGGAAGCATCGGTTCCGACTACTACGTCGGCTTCGGCACACGAGTGCTGATCTATGCTCTCGCGGCGATCGGGCTCAACTTCATCCTCGGCTTCGGCGGCATGGTGAGCTTGGGACACGCGATGTACGTGATGCTGGGCGCCTACGCGGTAGCGATTCCGTCAACGCATGGCATTGTCTCCGGCTGGCTACATCTCGCGGTTGCGGTTGCAGCTACTGCGGTACTCGCTGCCGGCGTCGGCGCCGTTGCCTTGCGCACCAGCGGCATTGCGTTCATCATGATCACGCTGGCGTTCGCGCAGATGCTTTACTTCGGTGCGGTCGGACTGAAGGACTACGGCGGCGATGATGGCCTCACCGTTGCCGAACGCAGCATCGCCGGGCTCTACGACCTGTCGAATCCGACCACTCTCTACTACGTCGCGCTGGTGACCGTGCTGCTTGCGCTTTACCTTTCCTGGCGCGCTGTATTGAGCCCGTTCGGGTTGGTGCTGCGCGCGACCAAGGCGAACGCAAGACGCGCAACGGCGCTCGGGCATCCAGTGTTTCGTTACCAGTTGACGGCTTACGTCGTCTCTGCCGTAGTCTGCGCGGTGGCTGGCGTGTTGCTGGCCAATCTGACCAAATTTGCCTCGCCTTCATATGGCGCGTGGACGCTGTCGGGCGAGCTGATCGTTATCGTTATCCTTGGCGGTATCGGAACGGTGTTCGGCCCGGTGGTCGGCGCCATCATCCTGCTGGTGCTTGAAGAACTGTTGCCCAGCCTGGTGGAAATGGTGACACCCGACTACAAAGCTAACTGGATGCTTCTCCTCGGGCTGTTCATCTTTGTCGTCGCACTCGTGCTCAAACGTGGCGTCTTTGGCTCGCTCCCCGACATCGGCAAGCATCGCGGTGGGCAAGGATGA
- a CDS encoding ABC transporter ATP-binding protein has translation MSALVTQSLVKRFGGVLATDHVSLTVEPGEIHAIIGPNGAGKSTLIGQLAGEIASDEGHVLMFDEDVTQVRTHQRAQRGLARTYQVTQLAREFTALDNVLLAVNARERHNFRFWRNAHDDATAMAKATTALATVGLGAMHHATVGTMAHGEQRQLEIAMALATEPKLLLLDEPLAGMSQGESAAIVALLQSLRGRYPMLLVEHDMEAVFALADRVSVLVYGRIIATDTPDGVRNNPEVRAAYLGEAA, from the coding sequence ATGAGCGCTCTTGTCACCCAATCACTGGTCAAGCGTTTCGGCGGCGTGCTGGCGACCGATCATGTGTCGCTGACCGTCGAGCCCGGTGAAATCCACGCCATCATCGGCCCCAACGGTGCTGGCAAGAGCACGCTGATTGGGCAGCTCGCGGGCGAGATCGCGTCCGACGAAGGTCACGTGCTGATGTTCGACGAGGACGTCACCCAAGTACGGACGCATCAGCGCGCGCAGCGCGGTCTCGCACGAACCTATCAGGTCACGCAGCTCGCCAGGGAATTCACTGCGCTCGACAACGTGCTTCTGGCAGTCAACGCCCGCGAGCGACACAACTTCCGCTTCTGGCGCAACGCACACGATGACGCGACCGCGATGGCCAAGGCAACCACCGCGCTCGCCACGGTCGGCCTGGGTGCCATGCATCACGCAACGGTCGGCACCATGGCGCACGGCGAGCAACGGCAACTCGAAATCGCGATGGCACTGGCGACCGAGCCGAAGCTGCTGCTGCTCGACGAACCGCTCGCCGGCATGAGCCAGGGCGAGTCGGCCGCGATCGTGGCACTGCTGCAATCACTGCGTGGGCGCTATCCGATGTTGCTGGTCGAACATGACATGGAAGCCGTTTTCGCGCTGGCCGATCGCGTCAGCGTACTTGTCTACGGTCGCATCATCGCCACCGATACGCCGGACGGCGTGCGCAACAATCCGGAAGTGCGTGCCGCCTATCTGGGAGAGGCTGCATGA
- a CDS encoding ABC transporter ATP-binding protein produces MSELLQVRRLCAGYGASNVLFDVDLTIREGEVATLLGRNGMGKSTLVKCLCGWLKPSSGSIEFNGKPVAGAPAHVIGKLGLGLVPEGRQVFPTLTIRENLVATARPPQSASAAPWTIERVVAFFPRLGERMNQMAGTLSGGEQQMLAIGRALMTNPRLLILDEATEGLAPLVRMDIWRALGKLKSEKLAMLVIDKDLRALLPLADHHTGLEKGRVVIAGSSSEVSAQQERLHTLIGV; encoded by the coding sequence ATGAGTGAACTCCTGCAGGTGAGGCGTCTCTGCGCTGGCTACGGCGCCAGCAATGTACTGTTCGATGTTGATCTCACCATCCGCGAAGGCGAAGTTGCCACCCTGCTTGGACGCAACGGCATGGGCAAGAGCACGCTGGTGAAGTGTCTCTGCGGCTGGCTCAAACCAAGCTCTGGCAGCATCGAGTTCAATGGCAAGCCGGTGGCTGGCGCCCCTGCACATGTGATTGGCAAACTGGGGCTCGGGCTGGTGCCGGAAGGGCGGCAGGTGTTTCCGACGCTGACTATCCGCGAAAATCTGGTTGCAACCGCAAGACCGCCGCAGAGCGCCAGTGCAGCGCCATGGACTATCGAACGCGTTGTCGCCTTCTTCCCGCGTCTCGGTGAACGCATGAACCAGATGGCCGGGACGCTCTCCGGCGGTGAGCAGCAGATGCTTGCCATCGGTCGCGCGCTGATGACCAACCCGCGCCTGTTGATTCTGGATGAAGCGACCGAAGGACTCGCGCCGCTGGTACGCATGGATATCTGGCGCGCACTCGGCAAACTCAAGAGCGAAAAGCTGGCGATGCTGGTGATCGACAAGGACCTGCGTGCCCTGCTGCCGCTGGCCGATCACCACACCGGCCTGGAAAAGGGCCGCGTTGTGATTGCTGGCTCGTCCAGCGAAGTATCGGCCCAGCAGGAGCGGCTGCACACGCTGATTGGCGTCTAG
- a CDS encoding M61 family metallopeptidase: MAHYALTFGDPAGHVLDIEISFTHPAAEQKLAMPSWIPGSYLMREFARHVIELTAEQDGQVVAAGKIDKSTWSLRANPDLPLRVRYRVYAWDRSVRGCQFDSSRGFINPAACLLQDVSSPDGSCVLDVHAPAFAGSEQWRCATTMAPVAVSERGFGRYHAASYDELIDHPLECANFDEFSFVAGGVAHRFVVTGRHRGDLQRLQTDAQKICQGHCDLFGGPPPFPSYLFQLHVVDDGYGGLEHRSSTALIMPRNDLPAAGDSTISEGYRELLGLISHEYFHAWNVKKIRPAAFVGQHGYDTTQEAYTRLLWLFEGFTSYYDDLMLKRVGLVTDADYLKLIGRRLTQLLRSPGRQRQSVADASFDAWIKYYRADENAVNSQFSYYLRGSFVAMALDLMQRAAGEDAPTLDDLMHALWREFGQTGRGVPENPEAFFSQWAQRDLGPFFQQYVNGTEDPDWATLFASFGIVYRTRPAATAADRGGRDESDIATNARTLGMQIGDGGALPVLKHVLAGSSAWRAGLSAGDTLIAIDGLRAGSATLGKHLARFGKGDRLEMMYFRHDELRSATIEIPEPPLDTAWLEAKSDDPLCTARRDRWLGSATAP; this comes from the coding sequence ATGGCGCACTACGCATTGACGTTCGGCGATCCGGCCGGTCACGTTCTCGACATCGAGATTTCCTTCACGCACCCTGCGGCCGAGCAAAAGCTGGCGATGCCCTCATGGATTCCGGGCAGCTATCTGATGCGGGAATTTGCCCGCCACGTGATTGAGCTCACGGCCGAACAAGATGGACAGGTTGTTGCCGCCGGCAAGATTGACAAATCCACGTGGTCGCTGCGCGCCAACCCTGATCTGCCCCTGCGCGTCCGTTATCGCGTCTACGCCTGGGATCGCTCGGTTCGCGGTTGCCAGTTCGACTCCTCGCGTGGCTTCATCAATCCCGCCGCCTGTCTGCTGCAAGATGTTTCCAGTCCCGACGGATCGTGTGTGCTGGACGTTCACGCGCCAGCGTTTGCCGGTAGCGAGCAATGGCGCTGCGCCACCACGATGGCACCAGTCGCGGTCAGCGAGCGTGGCTTCGGCCGTTATCACGCGGCCAGCTACGACGAGCTGATTGACCATCCGCTCGAGTGTGCCAACTTCGACGAATTCAGTTTTGTCGCAGGTGGCGTGGCGCACCGCTTCGTGGTGACCGGTCGCCATCGTGGCGACCTGCAACGGCTGCAAACCGACGCCCAGAAGATTTGTCAGGGCCACTGCGATCTCTTTGGTGGACCCCCGCCATTTCCATCGTACTTGTTCCAGTTGCATGTGGTCGACGACGGCTATGGTGGCCTCGAGCATCGCTCAAGCACGGCCCTGATCATGCCCCGCAACGATTTGCCGGCGGCGGGCGACAGCACGATTTCGGAGGGCTATCGCGAATTACTGGGGCTGATCAGCCATGAGTATTTCCACGCATGGAACGTCAAGAAAATCCGGCCGGCCGCCTTCGTAGGCCAGCACGGCTACGACACTACGCAAGAGGCATACACGCGTCTGTTGTGGCTGTTTGAGGGCTTCACCAGCTACTACGACGACCTGATGCTGAAGCGCGTCGGTCTGGTGACGGACGCGGACTATCTGAAACTGATCGGGCGCCGTTTGACTCAGCTGCTGCGCTCACCGGGCCGACAGCGGCAGTCGGTTGCCGACGCCAGTTTCGATGCCTGGATCAAGTATTACCGCGCCGACGAAAATGCAGTGAACTCGCAGTTCAGCTACTACCTGCGCGGCAGCTTCGTGGCAATGGCACTTGATCTGATGCAACGGGCTGCGGGCGAGGACGCGCCGACGCTGGACGACCTGATGCACGCGCTGTGGCGTGAATTCGGGCAGACCGGTCGTGGCGTCCCGGAAAACCCGGAAGCATTCTTTTCACAATGGGCGCAACGGGATCTCGGGCCGTTCTTCCAGCAGTACGTGAATGGCACCGAGGATCCGGACTGGGCCACGCTGTTCGCATCGTTCGGCATTGTCTACCGAACGCGCCCTGCTGCCACCGCCGCCGACCGAGGCGGCCGTGACGAGTCAGACATCGCCACCAATGCCCGTACGCTTGGCATGCAGATCGGCGACGGCGGCGCGTTGCCGGTGCTCAAGCACGTGCTTGCCGGTTCTTCCGCCTGGCGGGCGGGGCTCAGTGCCGGTGACACGCTCATTGCCATCGACGGTCTGCGTGCCGGCAGTGCAACGCTCGGCAAGCACCTCGCCCGGTTCGGCAAAGGGGACCGGCTTGAGATGATGTACTTCCGGCATGACGAGCTGCGAAGTGCGACGATTGAGATCCCCGAGCCCCCGCTCGACACAGCGTGGCTTGAGGCAAAGAGCGACGATCCGCTTTGCACCGCGCGGCGGGATCGTTGGCTTGGCTCCGCTACTGCGCCGTAA
- a CDS encoding sensor domain-containing diguanylate cyclase yields the protein MLLVLAALTTLAGVVHAAITDAELAGLRQQRDAGAQTLRSNLIDAINRLDASDPPKLIAELIFQFGDFRYAEGGSESALPAVEAALELARQTGDASRIASLDALAGQMLLALRRQSPTSARERIERALQMQRAAGNQIELARQLSAYATLLQEADEYAAAMRLSNEAMVIVEGSGQKMNTVTFAVLYGRVELLRSVGDAASALAAAETLLDRAAASGNPEFIGTTQHAVARASRAVGLKSRAAQLLEASHQQAKEYADPLGQFLTALDRVNLAIEQQEFDIARQWIERAMPLRDAIDDPILRGRLDLADARVAARESKPAKAREAYVRARDALAPSAEIWLVAMLREADADVLVAEGKRAEAVDTLRDALNLRVESERQLQRGVLAAQGDLHRLSEREFREKQLEQEARLRETQLEATEQRLLNQRLIVAVVALAALLAGSVAVWQLQRARRFRRRADTDSLTGVLSRSAIEGTAVARFRRARIENRPFAVLLFDVDGLKPVNDRFGHARGDELLQEVALVIARGLRTRDRLGRWGGDEFIVLLDSADLATARNMGERLRQSIVDGLADAGFADGSCSVGLAASVAEDGSFAEMLARADAALYTAKQGGKNRAVVASD from the coding sequence TTGCTGCTTGTATTGGCCGCGCTGACCACGCTTGCCGGTGTGGTGCATGCGGCGATTACCGATGCCGAGCTTGCCGGATTGCGGCAGCAGCGTGACGCGGGTGCGCAGACATTGCGCTCCAATCTCATCGATGCGATCAACCGGCTCGACGCCAGCGATCCGCCCAAACTGATCGCTGAACTCATCTTTCAGTTCGGTGACTTCCGCTATGCCGAGGGCGGCAGTGAATCTGCGCTTCCCGCGGTGGAGGCGGCGCTGGAGCTGGCCCGTCAGACTGGTGACGCGTCGCGTATTGCGTCGCTCGATGCACTCGCCGGGCAGATGCTGCTTGCCCTGCGGCGCCAGTCGCCAACTTCGGCCCGTGAACGGATCGAGCGGGCTCTGCAGATGCAGCGCGCAGCGGGCAACCAGATTGAGCTGGCGCGTCAGCTGAGCGCCTACGCGACGCTGTTGCAGGAAGCGGACGAGTACGCTGCGGCGATGCGGTTGTCCAACGAGGCAATGGTGATCGTTGAAGGCAGTGGCCAGAAGATGAACACGGTTACGTTTGCGGTTCTTTATGGCCGCGTCGAGCTGCTGCGTTCGGTCGGTGATGCTGCTTCGGCGCTGGCTGCGGCAGAGACTTTGCTCGATCGCGCGGCGGCCTCGGGCAACCCGGAGTTCATCGGAACCACGCAACACGCAGTCGCGCGAGCCAGTCGCGCGGTCGGGCTCAAGTCCCGCGCGGCGCAACTGCTGGAGGCCAGTCACCAGCAGGCTAAGGAATATGCGGATCCGCTCGGTCAATTCCTTACGGCGCTGGATCGCGTGAATCTGGCCATCGAGCAGCAGGAGTTTGACATCGCGCGGCAGTGGATCGAACGGGCGATGCCATTGCGTGACGCAATTGACGACCCGATCCTGCGCGGCCGGCTCGATCTTGCCGATGCCCGCGTTGCAGCGAGGGAGAGCAAGCCGGCGAAAGCACGCGAAGCCTATGTGCGGGCGCGTGACGCGCTGGCACCGTCCGCCGAGATCTGGCTGGTTGCCATGTTGCGGGAAGCCGACGCCGATGTGCTGGTGGCAGAGGGCAAGCGCGCGGAGGCGGTGGATACCCTGCGTGACGCCCTTAACCTGCGCGTCGAGAGCGAACGCCAGTTGCAGCGCGGTGTGCTGGCCGCGCAAGGCGATCTGCACCGGCTCAGCGAACGCGAGTTTCGCGAAAAGCAACTGGAGCAGGAGGCGCGTCTGCGCGAAACGCAGCTGGAGGCCACCGAGCAGCGGCTGCTCAATCAGCGCCTGATTGTTGCTGTCGTGGCGCTGGCTGCACTGCTGGCTGGCTCTGTCGCGGTGTGGCAATTGCAGCGTGCACGCCGCTTCCGCCGCCGCGCCGATACCGACAGTCTTACGGGCGTGTTGTCGCGCTCGGCAATTGAAGGCACTGCCGTCGCGCGCTTCCGTCGGGCGCGGATCGAGAATCGGCCTTTTGCGGTACTGCTGTTTGACGTGGACGGCCTCAAGCCCGTCAATGATCGCTTCGGGCATGCCCGTGGTGATGAACTGCTGCAGGAGGTTGCGCTGGTCATCGCCCGCGGCTTGCGTACCCGCGATCGGCTGGGCCGCTGGGGCGGTGACGAGTTCATCGTGCTGCTTGACTCGGCCGATCTTGCGACGGCACGCAACATGGGCGAGCGGTTGCGGCAAAGTATCGTGGATGGTCTGGCCGACGCCGGGTTCGCGGATGGTTCGTGCAGTGTCGGGCTCGCCGCGTCCGTCGCCGAAGACGGCAGTTTCGCCGAGATGCTGGCCCGCGCCGACGCGGCGCTATACACCGCCAAGCAGGGCGGCAAGAATCGCGCGGTCGTTGCCAGCGACTGA
- a CDS encoding CsgG/HfaB family protein, with protein MPSRPVLLIAFAAIAVVALASCRQTDLGEGGSKVSGSAGPAGPKDAAKELVTCDAPIATIALAESPNGYTVLSQYQLPPTPLPLIRVMMQQSGCFRVVDRAAGLRGTIQEQELKDAGILKAETVPKKGEGIGARMTLTPSLTFSENNAGGGIAAILGMIPALRDWAGVASGVKFKEAQVVLLLTDNETTEQLAAATGAARATDLGVGGIVIGKVLGGAAGWGITNEGKVIAAAFLDAHNKLVVQARALGPTGAAAVGGGPGKK; from the coding sequence ATGCCGTCCCGCCCCGTCTTGCTTATCGCTTTTGCGGCCATTGCCGTCGTTGCGCTCGCGTCGTGCCGGCAAACCGATCTTGGCGAAGGTGGCAGCAAAGTGTCGGGCTCGGCGGGGCCTGCCGGGCCGAAGGATGCCGCGAAGGAACTGGTGACCTGCGACGCACCGATTGCCACCATCGCACTCGCCGAGAGCCCGAACGGCTACACCGTGCTCTCGCAGTACCAGTTACCGCCGACGCCGCTGCCGCTGATCCGCGTGATGATGCAGCAGTCGGGCTGCTTCCGGGTGGTTGATCGCGCCGCCGGTTTGCGTGGCACGATCCAGGAGCAGGAACTGAAGGATGCGGGCATCCTCAAGGCGGAGACCGTACCGAAGAAGGGCGAAGGTATCGGCGCACGCATGACCCTGACGCCTTCGCTGACCTTCAGCGAGAACAACGCGGGCGGTGGTATCGCCGCAATACTTGGCATGATTCCTGCGCTTCGCGATTGGGCGGGTGTGGCCAGCGGTGTGAAGTTCAAGGAAGCGCAGGTCGTTCTGCTTCTGACTGACAACGAGACGACCGAACAGCTGGCGGCGGCGACCGGTGCGGCACGGGCAACCGATCTTGGCGTGGGTGGCATTGTGATTGGCAAGGTGCTTGGCGGTGCGGCCGGATGGGGGATTACCAACGAAGGCAAGGTCATTGCTGCGGCTTTCCTTGATGCCCACAACAAGCTGGTGGTGCAAGCCCGCGCGTTGGGGCCAACGGGCGCGGCGGCTGTAGGTGGCGGGCCTGGAAAAAAGTAG
- a CDS encoding glutathione S-transferase family protein, with protein MLKLWGRVNSSNVKKVRWTCAELDIPYERVDAGLHFGVVNSDEYRAMNPNGMIPVIDDDGFVLWESNAIVRYLCAKYPKAPFWPDDLHVRGAADRWMDFQQGTMGPALGPPFMQLVRQPEREWDMEMIRRNVAKSGEIWQIVDRQLGQTKWLAGDEFTMGDVPLGILAYTWMELPLGKVGLEHCRPKLTNVWRWYDQLQAMQNYRDIVVIGLT; from the coding sequence ATGCTGAAACTCTGGGGCCGCGTCAATTCATCCAACGTCAAGAAGGTGCGCTGGACCTGCGCCGAGCTGGACATTCCCTACGAACGCGTTGACGCCGGGCTGCACTTCGGCGTGGTCAACAGTGACGAGTACCGCGCGATGAACCCGAACGGCATGATCCCGGTGATCGACGACGATGGTTTTGTGCTGTGGGAATCGAATGCCATCGTGCGCTACCTGTGCGCCAAGTATCCCAAGGCCCCCTTTTGGCCGGATGACTTGCATGTTCGTGGCGCCGCGGACCGCTGGATGGACTTTCAGCAAGGGACTATGGGGCCTGCATTGGGGCCGCCGTTCATGCAACTCGTCCGTCAGCCCGAACGTGAGTGGGACATGGAAATGATCCGGCGAAACGTCGCGAAGTCTGGCGAAATTTGGCAAATCGTCGACCGCCAGCTCGGACAGACGAAGTGGCTGGCCGGTGACGAGTTCACGATGGGCGACGTGCCGCTGGGCATTCTTGCCTACACCTGGATGGAACTGCCGCTCGGCAAGGTCGGGCTGGAGCACTGTCGACCGAAGCTCACCAATGTCTGGCGCTGGTACGACCAGTTGCAGGCGATGCAGAATTACCGCGATATCGTGGTGATCGGTTTGACCTGA